Proteins from a single region of Maledivibacter sp.:
- a CDS encoding M28 family peptidase, which produces MYGLKKRKKIKLFNFLVPILVLVLITTYFIVAYGRSFDETIFSVDNIHDHIRELSSSKYNGRLVGSRGNELTLQYVENHFKNLGIEPGGQNGTYYQDFDTMITQIDSNPHFTIENVDGEILEEFKLFKDYKFFTYWYGGGGRFKGDILFVDKHLYDVPKQLLKDKIVVMGTFDIRIKDVEYVLENGSRGILFRRTSPYDKLDRELQLQKKVENTIKTGKSIFFGYLGGDAYYKIKHHSSHEAIDKQVLKDIEIKRKIPRSVGLLKGVDLKCDIDYPVVKSVNIFGKIEGKRRDEYLIIGANIDHVGSGIDGQYFPGALNNASGTGMMLELARIIKSQRNLPEKTIIFAGWNARENVAAGSQYYVENPLYSLGKTQVINLGCIGNKNEEKIIFESEEKVGKILRNKFFQYSEDLKDTEKLEIQGIEAKVGSWSDHMPFIEAKVPAINVTDGYSNMNTYKDTIDNVSKEKLEKIGIVLTSYIKREVFKDTLPDFFNGIELALIIVFLLGAVLIYIILSFNKGNLGISIFSATIEDIYYSSGFNALLKFYYFVTPAFIILFSLIFIANLPPSFNLEFHNGQVYTNLSMYLSLKKSVLYIRNLIFNGLGTTENHVEIIKIMYASVGRSMKLILTTIAISLVLGVLKGMFDSYRGGRKGALRTLGTLITFSLPDVLIVLCGMLLITFISKSDTMRQLFDLKVLRGFIIPLLTLSIIPMVYISRITFIVVQEEVQKGYVVAARSKGLTKFQVFTKHILISVILKVIDSIPTLITIIISNLIVVEYLLNYKGILFNLYRFYEGHDVTSFIGFSLALGLIYILFITVSKAVSKLINPMKREGAQ; this is translated from the coding sequence ATGTATGGTTTAAAGAAGAGAAAAAAAATAAAGCTATTTAATTTCTTAGTTCCTATTCTAGTTTTAGTATTAATAACAACATACTTTATCGTTGCATATGGGAGATCATTTGATGAAACTATTTTTAGTGTTGATAATATCCATGATCACATAAGAGAATTATCATCGTCTAAGTATAATGGCAGATTAGTTGGGAGCCGCGGGAATGAATTAACTCTTCAATATGTAGAAAATCACTTTAAAAACCTGGGAATTGAGCCGGGCGGTCAGAATGGTACTTATTATCAAGATTTTGATACCATGATAACTCAAATTGACTCAAATCCGCACTTTACCATTGAAAATGTGGATGGAGAAATTCTTGAAGAATTTAAACTGTTTAAGGATTATAAATTCTTCACCTATTGGTATGGTGGAGGGGGAAGATTCAAAGGAGACATTTTATTTGTTGATAAGCATTTGTATGATGTTCCAAAGCAATTGCTTAAGGATAAAATAGTTGTTATGGGAACCTTTGATATTAGGATAAAGGATGTAGAATATGTACTTGAAAATGGGAGTAGGGGTATATTATTTAGAAGGACATCTCCCTATGACAAACTGGATAGAGAGCTTCAGCTTCAGAAAAAGGTTGAAAACACCATAAAAACAGGGAAAAGTATATTTTTTGGATATCTAGGCGGCGATGCATATTACAAGATAAAGCATCATTCCAGTCATGAAGCGATAGATAAACAAGTCCTAAAGGATATTGAAATAAAGAGAAAAATACCCCGGAGTGTAGGCTTGTTAAAGGGGGTAGACCTAAAGTGTGATATTGATTACCCAGTTGTTAAATCCGTAAATATTTTTGGAAAGATTGAAGGAAAAAGAAGGGATGAATATTTAATAATAGGTGCTAATATTGATCATGTAGGGAGTGGAATAGATGGTCAGTATTTCCCTGGTGCATTGAATAATGCTTCGGGAACAGGAATGATGCTCGAACTGGCAAGGATCATAAAATCTCAAAGGAATTTACCGGAAAAAACGATTATCTTTGCTGGATGGAATGCAAGGGAAAATGTTGCCGCCGGGTCCCAATATTATGTGGAAAATCCTTTGTATTCCTTGGGAAAAACTCAAGTTATCAATTTAGGGTGTATTGGCAATAAAAACGAAGAAAAAATTATTTTTGAAAGTGAAGAGAAGGTTGGAAAGATATTAAGAAATAAGTTTTTTCAGTATTCAGAGGATCTAAAGGATACAGAAAAACTAGAAATACAAGGGATTGAAGCAAAGGTAGGGAGCTGGAGCGACCATATGCCCTTTATAGAGGCAAAGGTTCCTGCAATTAATGTGACAGACGGTTATTCAAATATGAATACATATAAGGATACTATAGACAATGTTAGTAAAGAGAAATTAGAGAAAATTGGAATAGTCTTAACAAGCTATATCAAGAGAGAGGTCTTTAAAGACACTCTTCCAGACTTCTTTAATGGTATTGAGTTAGCATTAATAATTGTATTTTTATTGGGAGCTGTATTAATTTATATAATCCTATCATTTAATAAAGGAAATTTAGGTATCAGTATATTCAGTGCAACTATAGAAGATATATATTATTCATCGGGATTTAATGCTTTGTTGAAATTCTATTATTTTGTAACCCCAGCCTTCATAATATTATTTTCTTTAATTTTTATAGCAAACTTGCCTCCGAGCTTTAACCTAGAATTTCATAATGGTCAGGTATACACTAATCTATCAATGTATTTAAGCTTGAAAAAAAGTGTTTTATATATTAGAAATTTGATTTTTAATGGACTAGGTACAACAGAAAATCATGTTGAAATAATTAAAATCATGTATGCATCTGTAGGTAGAAGTATGAAGCTAATACTCACAACAATTGCTATTTCCTTAGTATTGGGAGTACTAAAGGGGATGTTTGATAGCTATAGAGGTGGAAGAAAAGGAGCTTTAAGAACGTTAGGAACCTTGATAACCTTCTCACTGCCAGACGTCTTAATAGTTCTATGTGGGATGCTGTTGATTACTTTCATTTCCAAGAGTGATACCATGAGGCAGTTATTTGATTTAAAGGTTCTTAGGGGATTTATTATACCACTACTAACTTTATCTATAATTCCAATGGTCTATATATCTAGAATCACATTTATTGTTGTACAAGAGGAAGTACAAAAAGGATATGTGGTGGCAGCTAGAAGTAAGGGCTTAACGAAATTTCAAGTATTTACTAAACACATATTGATTTCCGTAATACTCAAGGTTATTGACTCCATCCCAACATTGATTACAATAATAATTTCAAACTTAATTGTAGTGGAGTATCTATTGAATTATAAAGGGATTCTTTTTAATCTTTATAGATTCTATGAGGGTCATGATGTAACTAGCTTTATAGGTTTCTCCCTGGCCCTGGGGTTAATATACATACTATTTATTACTGTATCTAAGGCAGTTTCAAAATTAATTAATCCTATGAAGAGGGAGGGTGCCCAATGA
- a CDS encoding ABC transporter permease subunit translates to MKKFNLPLILGGIIIFLVIVVMVFPSFFTKVNPYGIQQIKTWTEEVGKFKLQAAPFPPSRDAILGTDELGRDTLSLIIYGTKLTISLGLLVVIGRFLIALPIGMTAGFGSLISKAVINQFNVIFSAIPALLISLIVLKLDFFVNLDKHQSIVAFVIVLSFVGWAKLGLIIMERVQEILAKPFIKDEIAIGKSRFKIAIENVIPHLAAEIVVIFFMEIARALTLIMQLGIFGVFVGNLRIIEDTEGGKILAKNISFEPEWASMLGTARNQIRSAPWNVFSPACAFFISVLGFNLFGEGLRGYLQKKDSKFIPTLRRILSFDFKVLKSPFQSDGGKRSINYKVITVFLVILIAATGIFYAKANKYEFCLNNSTYNFTSSLENQVVIGSDEAEKVALDIAMKMKEIGLEPLYDEGFIKEYKTVDIYVPTWESFEMKVGNEKRKLILGKDYSLIGFGDIDRAGKIYDATRDDMFNIKDYNRFSDKFVLINTRFYTEDAVKYFANNILEKSSAKGVLCIAKEKQELPTSLGHDIYGGIVAVITKDMGKVLIDNKDVNLNISVKSNKLNSVGRNVLGILRGEDQRVGEEAIIVGLGYNYTDKELGEKRLQFDLELMKRLSQDNINRNRSIIFAFWDGTIKDEYDGIRDYVENPIYPVKKSTVYIDLSKLNSYKYDYLNYSTAQAPLTRYFGWSLGHQLEKNCEEKEIEIKEYGVKNYYQTKLQGSLVDNLMFLERGIATIIIRTTDEDNEGRFDLEDIGRILIRTINENNY, encoded by the coding sequence ATGAAGAAGTTTAATTTACCATTAATTTTAGGAGGAATAATAATATTCCTTGTTATTGTGGTGATGGTGTTTCCTAGTTTTTTCACCAAGGTCAATCCCTATGGTATACAGCAGATTAAAACATGGACTGAAGAAGTGGGTAAGTTTAAACTTCAGGCCGCACCCTTTCCACCTTCTAGGGATGCCATACTTGGCACCGATGAATTAGGCAGAGATACATTAAGCCTCATTATTTACGGGACAAAGCTAACTATTTCATTAGGCTTACTTGTTGTTATAGGCAGATTCTTAATTGCTTTGCCTATAGGTATGACAGCTGGCTTTGGTAGTTTAATATCAAAGGCAGTAATTAATCAATTTAATGTTATTTTCAGTGCCATACCGGCTCTCTTAATAAGCTTAATAGTACTAAAACTAGATTTTTTTGTGAATCTAGATAAGCACCAGTCTATTGTTGCCTTTGTTATTGTCCTTTCCTTTGTAGGCTGGGCTAAGTTAGGATTGATTATTATGGAAAGGGTTCAGGAGATTTTGGCTAAACCCTTTATCAAAGATGAGATAGCCATAGGGAAGAGTAGATTTAAAATAGCAATAGAAAATGTTATTCCCCATCTAGCTGCTGAAATAGTTGTGATTTTCTTTATGGAAATAGCAAGGGCTCTTACTCTAATCATGCAGCTTGGAATATTTGGTGTTTTTGTTGGAAATCTTAGGATTATTGAGGATACAGAGGGTGGAAAAATATTAGCGAAAAACATCAGCTTTGAACCCGAATGGGCAAGTATGCTTGGTACAGCTAGAAACCAAATAAGAAGCGCACCGTGGAATGTTTTTTCACCTGCATGTGCATTTTTTATAAGTGTATTAGGATTTAATCTATTTGGTGAAGGCTTGAGGGGGTATTTACAAAAAAAAGATTCAAAATTCATTCCTACTTTAAGAAGAATATTATCCTTTGATTTTAAAGTGCTTAAATCCCCATTCCAAAGTGATGGAGGAAAAAGGAGTATAAACTATAAAGTCATAACAGTTTTTCTGGTAATTTTAATTGCAGCTACAGGCATATTTTATGCTAAGGCTAATAAATATGAATTCTGTCTTAATAACTCCACATATAACTTTACTTCAAGCCTCGAAAATCAAGTGGTAATTGGATCCGATGAGGCTGAAAAAGTAGCCTTGGATATTGCTATGAAGATGAAAGAAATAGGACTAGAGCCTTTGTATGATGAAGGATTTATAAAGGAATACAAGACTGTGGATATTTATGTTCCCACATGGGAGAGTTTTGAGATGAAAGTGGGTAATGAAAAAAGAAAATTAATATTAGGCAAGGATTATTCACTTATTGGATTTGGTGATATTGATAGGGCAGGGAAGATTTATGACGCAACTAGGGATGACATGTTTAACATAAAGGATTATAATAGGTTTTCAGATAAATTTGTACTTATCAATACAAGATTTTACACCGAGGATGCAGTAAAATATTTTGCTAACAATATACTTGAAAAATCCAGTGCTAAGGGAGTCCTGTGTATTGCCAAGGAAAAACAAGAACTGCCAACGTCCTTGGGACATGATATTTATGGTGGGATAGTAGCTGTAATAACAAAGGATATGGGGAAGGTTCTGATCGATAATAAGGATGTAAACTTAAATATTTCTGTCAAAAGTAATAAGTTGAATTCCGTAGGAAGAAATGTCCTAGGAATACTCCGTGGAGAAGATCAAAGGGTAGGGGAGGAAGCTATTATAGTAGGTTTAGGCTATAATTATACTGATAAAGAACTTGGAGAAAAAAGGCTTCAGTTTGATTTAGAACTTATGAAAAGACTTTCCCAGGACAATATAAATAGAAATAGGTCGATTATATTTGCTTTTTGGGATGGGACAATTAAGGATGAGTACGATGGTATTAGGGATTATGTAGAAAATCCCATATATCCTGTTAAAAAAAGTACTGTCTATATAGATTTAAGTAAATTAAACTCTTATAAATATGATTACTTGAATTATAGTACAGCCCAAGCACCTTTAACTAGATATTTTGGCTGGAGTCTAGGCCATCAGCTTGAGAAAAACTGTGAAGAAAAGGAAATTGAAATCAAAGAGTATGGGGTAAAGAATTATTACCAGACTAAATTACAAGGTAGCCTTGTAGATAATCTCATGTTCCTAGAAAGGGGGATCGCAACAATCATTATTAGAACTACAGATGAAGATAATGAAGGTAGGTTTGATTTAGAGGATATTGGAAGGATATTAATTAGGACTATAAATGAAAACAATTATTGA
- a CDS encoding tetratricopeptide repeat protein produces MKKGLFIFFIVMIMASMGISAYGEENGNTAASSNEEKYPDLYEAYKKLNISDYNGEITTIDNVEILENEVTHNVNTKTTILLNENNMEIVFDKQDNCSDNPSTRKVHYILADGKLYFNENDGSWIKVKTTTKEDLKKEDLEKEFLDINETINIFLEGFNLLNDISVNKITVEDKVYTEYTIDYKNIDSQLLFQSITGNIGLKKSDIENYILKAVIDENNELIKETTIFETKETEKGKLKISREMTSNKKNVLIKAPVCDPIACANFYNEYGYKLHSDGRYEDAIKYYNYAIEFDPEHDSAYNNIGWALIELGKPEEALPYIDKSIEIDPIDAAAPYNNKGNALKNLERYDEALKCYDKALAIDPEVSFAYYGKGITYLALKKYDKALENFKKNLELVPNDIDAYFYIADILFEQKKYNEAIENYDKIIMINPDIEIAYLNKADALFMLKEYTMSISNYDKCIKLYPDAAEAYAGKSRCYAMLKNHDETVANLKIAISLDESYLDLALADDVFIGIIGPKEFDELTGE; encoded by the coding sequence ATGAAAAAAGGTCTTTTTATCTTTTTCATTGTAATGATTATGGCTTCTATGGGGATATCGGCTTATGGTGAAGAAAATGGAAACACAGCTGCTAGCAGTAATGAAGAAAAATATCCTGATTTATATGAAGCATATAAAAAGCTTAATATTTCAGATTATAATGGAGAAATAACAACCATAGATAATGTAGAAATATTAGAAAATGAAGTTACTCATAATGTGAATACAAAAACTACTATATTGTTAAATGAAAATAATATGGAAATTGTCTTTGATAAACAGGATAACTGCTCCGATAATCCATCTACTAGAAAAGTACATTATATTTTAGCAGATGGTAAATTGTATTTTAATGAGAACGATGGTTCTTGGATAAAGGTTAAAACAACAACCAAGGAAGATTTGAAAAAGGAAGATTTGGAAAAAGAATTCTTAGATATAAATGAAACTATAAATATTTTTCTTGAAGGATTCAATCTGCTAAATGATATTAGTGTAAATAAAATCACTGTTGAAGATAAAGTATATACAGAGTACACCATTGACTATAAAAATATAGATTCTCAGCTACTTTTTCAGTCCATAACCGGTAATATCGGCCTTAAAAAGTCTGATATTGAAAATTATATTTTAAAGGCTGTTATAGACGAAAACAATGAACTTATAAAAGAAACTACGATATTTGAAACTAAAGAAACAGAAAAGGGTAAGCTTAAAATTTCAAGGGAAATGACTTCAAATAAAAAAAATGTTCTTATCAAGGCTCCCGTCTGTGATCCCATTGCTTGTGCCAATTTTTATAATGAATACGGTTATAAGCTACATTCCGATGGAAGATATGAAGATGCCATAAAATATTATAATTATGCCATTGAATTTGATCCGGAGCATGATTCTGCCTATAATAATATTGGTTGGGCACTGATTGAGTTGGGAAAACCCGAGGAAGCATTACCCTATATAGATAAATCCATAGAGATAGATCCTATTGATGCTGCTGCACCCTACAATAATAAGGGAAATGCTTTAAAGAATTTGGAACGATATGATGAAGCTTTAAAGTGCTATGACAAGGCTTTAGCAATAGATCCGGAAGTGTCCTTTGCATATTATGGCAAGGGAATAACATATTTAGCCCTTAAAAAATATGATAAAGCATTAGAAAACTTTAAAAAGAATTTGGAATTAGTTCCAAATGATATAGATGCTTATTTTTATATTGCTGATATATTATTTGAACAAAAGAAATATAATGAAGCCATTGAAAATTATGATAAAATCATTATGATAAATCCTGATATTGAAATAGCTTATCTTAACAAAGCAGATGCATTGTTTATGTTAAAGGAATACACAATGTCTATCTCAAACTATGACAAATGCATAAAATTATATCCCGATGCAGCCGAGGCATATGCTGGTAAAAGCCGATGTTATGCTATGCTAAAGAATCATGATGAGACAGTTGCAAATCTAAAAATAGCAATCAGCCTTGATGAAAGCTATTTAGATTTGGCATTAGCGGATGATGTATTTATAGGTATAATTGGTCCTAAGGAATTTGATGAGCTAACGGGTGAATAG
- a CDS encoding DUF3841 domain-containing protein: protein MDKKEVFFIRLWTIQDERGYNQLKENKVFSGNIEYVDYDFRRPYRWMIEQMEKRLKTPRVDLSTYPVWAWYQWNGTNKRKPDLRYTAHLPKGKKGYRVEFEIEEEAVLLSDFDLFHHVINYWYLPKGEKDDKSFELEMEKNQIELFTLQDFNKHSRVIDDLRLRIEKSWDLIFDLEWYDKYINYPKDKKSIQATFWELRWEQVIDVKGFIAK, encoded by the coding sequence ATGGATAAGAAAGAGGTGTTTTTTATAAGACTTTGGACTATACAAGACGAAAGAGGATATAATCAACTAAAAGAAAATAAAGTTTTCAGTGGGAATATTGAATATGTTGATTATGATTTCAGAAGGCCATATAGATGGATGATCGAGCAGATGGAAAAGAGACTCAAAACCCCAAGAGTAGATTTATCTACATATCCAGTCTGGGCATGGTATCAGTGGAATGGTACCAATAAAAGAAAGCCAGATTTAAGATATACAGCCCATTTGCCAAAAGGGAAAAAAGGGTACAGAGTTGAATTTGAGATAGAAGAGGAAGCAGTATTGTTATCGGATTTTGACCTGTTCCATCATGTGATAAATTATTGGTACCTGCCTAAGGGTGAAAAAGATGATAAATCATTTGAACTTGAAATGGAGAAAAATCAAATAGAATTATTTACCTTGCAGGATTTCAATAAACATTCAAGGGTAATTGATGATTTAAGATTGAGGATAGAAAAAAGCTGGGATTTAATATTTGATTTGGAGTGGTACGACAAATATATAAATTATCCAAAGGATAAAAAGTCAATTCAAGCAACTTTTTGGGAACTGCGATGGGAGCAGGTAATTGATGTGAAGGGATTTATTGCAAAATAA